The DNA region GTACTCCAGAAACTCGCCGGTGACGGCGATCGGCAGCTGGGTCCGGATGCGACCCGCGCTGGTCATGGCATCCAGGTCCAGATTCAGTCCGTCAGCCACCGTCACACTGATGTTGCCGGCCGCGGTGCTGGCATGGCAGTCCTCAGCGGGTTGCATGGTCAGCTCGGTCTCGATGTTTCCACCCGCCGTCTCCAGATCGAAGGCGGCTCCGGCTTCGGACAGTGAAATGTTGCCGCCGGAGGTGCGGGCCACCACGGGACCGCGGCTCTGCTCGATCCGGATCGAGCCGCCACTGGTGGTGGCCACCAGCTCGCCCACGGACTCACTCACCCGGATATCGCCCCCCGCGGTTTCCAGCACGGCTTTCCTGTCGCAGCTTTTGAGGTTGATCGAACCACCGGCCGTAATGGCCTGCACGGGTCCGCTGATCGCCCCCAGTGTCACTCCTCCTCCGGCCGTCTCGCAGATGGCCCGGCCATCCAGATCGCCCACGCGGATGCCGCCACCGGAAGTCGCGA from Candidatus Delongbacteria bacterium includes:
- a CDS encoding DUF4097 family beta strand repeat protein, which produces MTVRHKLLLGLLGSNLLAAVAFGARIEDTLDKDFTVHAGGTLFLDTAEGSVEVVSWDKEQVRVTIERKVKARNEEEAREVLDHYRFEMDGKGDDVQVTVDRTGRHNYSDQIELSFAISVPRTYSVDIATSGGGIRVGDLDGRAICETAGGGVTLGAISGPVQAITAGGSINLKSCDRKAVLETAGGDIRVSESVGELVATTSGGSIRIEQSRGPVVARTSGGNISLSEAGAAFDLETAGGNIETELTMQPAEDCHASTAAGNISVTVADGLNLDLDAMTSAGRIRTQLPIAVTGEFLEYRASGQLNKGGPELVLRTSAGNIDLDRNANTAH